The following are encoded in a window of Acidobacteriota bacterium genomic DNA:
- a CDS encoding bifunctional (p)ppGpp synthetase/guanosine-3',5'-bis(diphosphate) 3'-pyrophosphohydrolase: MPTVRKIKPKPPVAGPRVGSIDQVVARLEEHGRLVDEGLIRRVWDYAVERHGDQKRRSGEPYVSHPLAVAYLLADLKFDHVCVAVGLLHDVLEDTESSRAELEKLFGVEITDMVDGVTKIGRHEYVRRDQAQAETFRKMILASAKDIRVVVVKLADRLHNMETLEHMPNDARRRISRETLEIYAPIAHRLGMSRVKGDLEDLAFYYLYPHQFAELYSRVTEKMKGAKGAMEKIRRSLARHLGDGAIEAEITFRVKRYYSIYQKLRRQGIDISRLYDFLAFRIITRTLRDTYAALGVVHQHWRPIPGRFKDYIAMPKPNLYQSLHTTVVGESGQPFEVQLRTREMDRIAEEGIAAHWRYKEGKSSAGEDANILWLRQLLDWQKEVKDPRTFLSTLKIDLYPDEVYVFSPKGEVFSFPRGATPLDFAYKVHTDLGHQCSGARVNGKLVPLRAKLQNGDMVEVMTSPNRRPSRDWLSFVATSRAKNKIRQWLNTQQKQRSVEIGRRVLEKELRRYKMSLKRFLDQEGLTRYLEDEGIGGVDDLFSRLGFGKLPSRLVVNRVLPEEETSKPSEEPSRIRRAVEKILPFGKGPIVVKGHGDMLAFLAQCCNPLPGENIVGYITRGRGVSVHSVDCPNVRNLLYNAEREIEVDWARQKDDLYRISLLIETEDRPGILARLAEAIAGQESNITHLQAETEEMGKGIISVVVQVRDSKHLDKIVRRIRGLAGVRTVDRRMSGAIS; encoded by the coding sequence ATGCCGACGGTCCGCAAGATCAAGCCCAAGCCCCCGGTGGCAGGGCCGCGGGTGGGCTCCATCGATCAGGTCGTCGCCCGCCTCGAAGAGCACGGGCGCCTCGTCGACGAGGGCTTGATCCGGCGCGTTTGGGACTACGCCGTCGAACGGCACGGCGACCAGAAACGCCGCTCCGGAGAGCCCTACGTCAGCCACCCCCTGGCCGTCGCCTATCTACTGGCGGACCTCAAGTTCGACCACGTCTGCGTGGCCGTCGGCCTGCTCCACGATGTCCTCGAGGACACCGAGTCGAGCCGCGCCGAGCTCGAGAAGCTGTTCGGCGTTGAGATCACCGACATGGTGGACGGCGTCACCAAGATCGGCCGCCACGAGTATGTCCGCCGGGACCAGGCGCAGGCGGAGACCTTCCGCAAAATGATCCTGGCCTCGGCCAAGGACATCCGCGTGGTGGTGGTCAAGCTCGCCGATCGGCTCCACAACATGGAGACCCTCGAGCACATGCCGAACGATGCGCGGCGCCGCATCTCGCGCGAAACCCTCGAGATCTACGCGCCGATCGCCCACCGTCTGGGCATGAGTCGGGTCAAGGGCGATCTCGAAGACCTCGCCTTCTACTATCTCTATCCCCACCAGTTCGCCGAGCTCTACTCGCGGGTGACGGAGAAGATGAAGGGGGCCAAGGGGGCGATGGAGAAGATCCGACGCTCCCTCGCTCGCCATCTCGGCGACGGCGCAATCGAGGCCGAGATCACCTTCCGGGTGAAGCGCTATTACTCGATCTACCAGAAGCTGCGGCGCCAGGGCATCGACATCTCGCGGCTCTACGACTTCCTGGCCTTCCGCATCATCACCCGCACGTTGCGCGACACCTATGCCGCCCTCGGTGTGGTCCACCAGCATTGGCGCCCGATTCCCGGTCGCTTCAAGGACTACATCGCGATGCCCAAGCCCAACCTGTACCAGAGCTTGCACACCACGGTGGTCGGCGAGAGCGGCCAGCCCTTCGAGGTGCAGCTTCGCACTCGCGAGATGGACCGCATCGCCGAGGAGGGTATCGCCGCCCATTGGCGCTACAAGGAGGGCAAGTCCTCTGCCGGCGAGGACGCCAACATTCTCTGGTTGCGCCAGCTCCTCGATTGGCAGAAGGAGGTCAAGGACCCCCGCACCTTCCTCTCCACCCTCAAGATCGACCTCTATCCGGACGAGGTCTACGTTTTCTCTCCGAAGGGGGAGGTGTTCTCCTTTCCGCGCGGCGCGACTCCCCTCGACTTCGCCTACAAGGTGCACACGGATCTCGGTCATCAGTGCTCCGGGGCACGGGTCAACGGCAAGCTGGTGCCGCTGCGGGCCAAGCTCCAGAACGGCGACATGGTGGAGGTGATGACGTCTCCCAATCGCCGACCGAGCCGCGATTGGTTGAGCTTCGTCGCCACCTCGCGGGCCAAGAACAAGATTCGCCAGTGGCTCAACACGCAGCAAAAGCAGCGCTCCGTCGAGATCGGTCGTCGCGTCCTCGAGAAGGAGTTGCGACGCTACAAGATGAGCCTCAAGCGTTTCCTCGATCAGGAGGGATTGACCCGCTACCTGGAGGATGAGGGCATCGGCGGGGTCGACGATTTGTTCAGCCGCCTGGGCTTCGGCAAGCTACCGTCGCGCTTGGTGGTGAATCGAGTGCTGCCGGAGGAGGAGACCTCCAAGCCGTCCGAGGAGCCGAGCCGCATCCGCCGTGCGGTCGAGAAGATCCTGCCCTTCGGTAAAGGTCCGATCGTGGTCAAGGGGCACGGCGACATGCTGGCCTTTCTCGCCCAGTGCTGCAATCCGCTACCGGGGGAGAACATCGTGGGCTACATCACCCGTGGCCGAGGGGTCTCGGTGCACTCGGTGGATTGCCCCAACGTCCGCAATCTGCTCTACAACGCCGAGCGTGAGATCGAGGTCGATTGGGCGCGGCAGAAGGACGACCTGTACCGCATCTCGCTTCTCATCGAGACCGAGGATCGCCCCGGCATCCTGGCGCGGCTGGCGGAGGCCATCGCCGGACAGGAGAGCAACATCACCCACCTCCAGGCCGAGACCGAGGAGATGGGGAAGGGCATCATCTCGGTGGTCGTCCAGGTGCGCGACAGCAAGCACCTCGACAAGATCGTGCGTCGCATCCGCGGCCTCGCCGGGGTGCGCACCGTCGATCGCCGCATGAGCGGCGCCATCTCCTAG
- the rpmB gene encoding 50S ribosomal protein L28: MAKCALCSKGTTFGRSISHAHNVTNRPFRANLQKVRAVIDGTTQRIWACTRCIRNGAVQKPVARNWKAPAES; encoded by the coding sequence ATGGCTAAGTGTGCTCTGTGCAGTAAAGGAACGACCTTCGGGCGCAGCATCAGTCACGCCCACAACGTGACCAATCGGCCCTTCAGGGCAAACCTCCAGAAAGTGCGCGCCGTCATCGACGGTACCACCCAGCGCATCTGGGCCTGCACCCGCTGCATTCGCAACGGTGCCGTCCAGAAGCCGGTGGCGCGCAACTGGAAGGCCCCCGCCGAGAGCTGA